One Alphaproteobacteria bacterium HT1-32 genomic region harbors:
- a CDS encoding amino acid synthesis family protein, with the protein MTSSDLINVRKILLTVEEINHDGGPERDDPILKGAIGAVLANPFAGEYVEDITGMMGALNPLGLEMSERLVSALGGDVSAIESYGKAAVVGVNGELEHCALWHVPGGYGMRELLGSAKSLVPSSVKMGGAGVRIDIPLHHKDACYVRSHFDAIEVGVPDGPKPDEIVFWLAMTTGGRPHPRVGGLEVEDIIGEDGLR; encoded by the coding sequence ATGACGTCCAGTGACCTGATCAATGTCCGAAAAATTCTGCTGACGGTTGAGGAAATCAACCATGACGGGGGTCCGGAACGGGATGACCCGATCCTCAAGGGTGCCATAGGCGCGGTTCTGGCGAACCCGTTCGCAGGTGAGTATGTCGAGGACATAACGGGCATGATGGGGGCACTGAACCCGCTCGGCCTTGAAATGTCGGAACGGCTGGTCAGTGCTCTCGGCGGTGATGTCTCGGCCATTGAAAGCTATGGCAAGGCCGCGGTTGTTGGCGTGAACGGTGAGCTGGAGCATTGTGCGCTCTGGCATGTGCCGGGTGGCTACGGCATGCGTGAATTGCTGGGGAGCGCCAAGTCGCTGGTGCCGTCGTCGGTCAAAATGGGTGGCGCCGGTGTACGGATTGATATTCCGCTGCATCATAAGGATGCCTGCTATGTCCGCAGTCATTTCGATGCGATTGAGGTCGGGGTGCCGGATGGCCCGAAACCGGATGAAATCGTATTCTGGCTGGCCATGACCACAGGTGGTCGCCCGCATCCGAGAGTTGGGGGCCTTGAGGTTGAGGATATTATTGGTGAAGACGGCCTGCGTTGA
- a CDS encoding MMPL family transporter gives MNIIRLAIKQPTAMVAIVAMIVLFGFVALRTIPIQLTPDVQQPVLQVTVNWPGAAPADVENEVTSRLEEELGGLEGLTDMESQSQQGRSRVTLVFSVTQDMDKAFVLVSNRLIGISGLPAEADPPSIRTSGSEDNPIARIAIQQLPGNTQNIENYGDFIEDVIMDRLQRIQGVSQVYPWGGTERELRIIIDPEAMARFGLTVPNVLNALRGANASVSAGSVDEGKRRYIVRTESETTTVERVNQVVLRTQQDRNLGGLSRVTVADIGKVEFSYKESTSQRRYLGNETVAINVVRERGANVIETMREVRAAVAEMNAGIAKRTGLEMTMIYDDTTYIDQAIELVTGNIWLGGALAAMVLMTFLRSIRATLVVSLAIPVSVIGTFVAMSALGLSINVISLAGIAFAVGMVVDAAIVVLENIYRHRQEGKSAPEAAYIGAKQVWGAVFASALTTVVVFIPILLLELTAGQLFRDIAVAISVSVLLSLLVAITVIPALSSRLLANSGSLSGKRLNLPGIDHFARFFVASLNRYTGFVSRQKLAAIAVVTVVVIGAGSATYIFLPQLDYLPDGNRNFVIGRVQPPPGYNLDASTRVAEEIEKSVKSLWASETGPASEPGSPPKIEHFFVVSFRDQTFVGATAVEGNRVGELIPLLRQPVFREPGSRGFITQASLFGRGIGGSRSIELDITGENLEELIAYGQRADELIAKILPRKDGTQVRPLPGLELGAPEIRVIPNLTRVSEADMTARDLATTVDAFNDGVRITEITIGGRRMDLMLQGPVSNVTQTQGISNLPVVTPSGDIVPVSSLAEVSMTAGPTEIRHKDRARAITLQIRPDNKIPLETAVEMIRTEVIDKMRAEGLPDDVKLQLSGAADDLSATWQALQYSLLVAIIIVYLVIAILFESFVYPLIIMLSVPLATAGGIGGLALLNIGGYQALDMLTMLGFVILIGIVVNNAILLVDHSLYLFRETGLKAADAICMATRQRVRPIFMSSLTSIFGLLPLVFMPGAGSELYRGLGSVVLGGLTLSAFLTLLVIPPLMSLFMRESSTSPAVTALPEGAGADD, from the coding sequence ATGAACATTATCCGTCTGGCTATCAAGCAACCCACGGCGATGGTTGCCATTGTCGCCATGATTGTCCTGTTCGGCTTTGTCGCTCTCAGGACCATTCCGATCCAGCTGACCCCGGATGTCCAGCAGCCTGTCCTTCAGGTCACGGTCAACTGGCCAGGCGCTGCCCCTGCTGATGTCGAGAACGAGGTCACGTCCCGTCTTGAAGAAGAACTGGGTGGCCTTGAGGGCCTGACGGATATGGAAAGCCAGTCACAGCAGGGGCGCTCCCGCGTGACACTGGTGTTCTCTGTTACACAGGACATGGATAAGGCCTTTGTGCTGGTATCCAACCGTCTGATCGGCATTTCCGGCCTGCCTGCCGAGGCAGATCCGCCCTCAATCCGGACATCGGGGTCAGAGGACAATCCGATTGCCCGCATCGCCATTCAGCAACTCCCCGGTAACACACAGAATATCGAGAATTACGGCGACTTTATCGAAGATGTCATCATGGACCGGTTGCAGCGCATTCAGGGCGTCAGCCAGGTCTATCCCTGGGGCGGGACCGAACGCGAACTGCGGATTATAATCGATCCGGAAGCCATGGCGCGTTTCGGACTGACCGTGCCAAACGTCCTGAATGCCCTGCGCGGTGCCAACGCGTCGGTTTCCGCCGGATCCGTGGACGAAGGCAAACGCCGCTATATCGTTCGGACGGAATCAGAGACAACAACGGTCGAGCGGGTCAATCAGGTTGTTCTTCGGACCCAGCAGGACCGGAATCTCGGCGGGCTGAGCCGGGTGACGGTCGCCGATATCGGAAAAGTCGAATTCTCCTACAAGGAATCGACGAGCCAGCGTCGCTATCTCGGCAATGAAACTGTCGCCATCAACGTTGTGCGCGAACGTGGCGCCAATGTCATCGAGACCATGCGCGAGGTCCGTGCTGCCGTCGCCGAAATGAATGCCGGTATTGCAAAGCGGACCGGTCTCGAAATGACCATGATCTATGACGACACTACCTACATCGATCAGGCCATTGAACTCGTCACCGGCAATATCTGGCTTGGCGGTGCGCTGGCCGCGATGGTTTTGATGACCTTCCTGCGCTCCATAAGGGCGACACTGGTTGTCAGCCTGGCCATTCCGGTTTCCGTCATCGGCACGTTCGTCGCAATGTCAGCACTTGGCCTTTCCATCAATGTGATTTCACTCGCCGGGATTGCCTTTGCCGTGGGGATGGTTGTCGACGCAGCCATCGTCGTGCTTGAGAATATCTACCGGCACCGGCAGGAAGGCAAAAGCGCCCCCGAGGCCGCCTATATCGGTGCCAAACAGGTCTGGGGAGCCGTCTTCGCATCGGCGCTGACAACCGTTGTCGTCTTCATTCCTATCCTGCTGCTGGAGCTTACTGCCGGTCAGCTGTTCCGTGATATCGCCGTTGCGATTTCCGTATCGGTGCTGCTGTCACTGCTGGTTGCCATTACGGTCATTCCCGCCCTGTCCAGCCGCCTGCTGGCGAATTCCGGCAGCCTGTCCGGCAAACGGCTGAACCTGCCGGGCATTGATCATTTTGCCCGCTTTTTCGTTGCCTCGCTCAACCGCTATACAGGCTTTGTTTCCCGCCAGAAGCTGGCAGCCATCGCTGTTGTCACGGTCGTCGTCATAGGTGCCGGCAGCGCCACCTATATCTTCCTGCCACAGCTGGATTACCTGCCGGACGGCAACCGCAACTTCGTGATCGGTCGTGTCCAGCCACCGCCCGGCTATAACCTTGATGCCTCCACACGGGTCGCGGAAGAAATCGAGAAGTCGGTAAAATCGCTCTGGGCATCTGAAACCGGTCCGGCCTCCGAACCCGGCAGCCCGCCGAAAATCGAACATTTCTTTGTCGTCTCGTTCCGGGATCAGACTTTCGTTGGTGCAACCGCTGTCGAAGGCAATCGTGTCGGTGAACTTATTCCACTGCTTCGCCAGCCCGTATTCCGGGAGCCGGGCAGCCGCGGATTCATCACGCAGGCGTCTCTCTTCGGCCGGGGCATTGGCGGATCACGTTCGATCGAACTGGATATCACCGGCGAGAATCTCGAAGAACTCATCGCCTATGGACAGCGTGCCGATGAACTGATTGCGAAAATTCTGCCGCGTAAAGACGGTACACAGGTGCGCCCGCTTCCCGGCCTTGAACTGGGGGCCCCGGAAATCCGGGTCATTCCCAACCTTACCCGTGTCTCCGAAGCCGATATGACCGCGCGCGACCTGGCCACTACTGTCGATGCCTTCAATGACGGGGTCCGGATTACCGAAATCACCATTGGAGGCCGGCGCATGGACCTCATGCTGCAGGGGCCGGTGTCCAATGTTACCCAGACTCAGGGCATCAGTAATCTGCCTGTCGTCACCCCCTCCGGCGATATCGTCCCCGTCAGTTCGCTGGCAGAAGTCAGCATGACCGCCGGGCCAACCGAAATCCGCCATAAGGACCGGGCACGGGCAATCACCCTGCAAATTCGTCCCGACAACAAGATACCCCTGGAAACCGCCGTCGAGATGATCCGCACGGAAGTCATCGACAAGATGCGTGCCGAAGGTCTGCCGGACGACGTCAAGCTCCAGCTCTCCGGTGCGGCTGATGATCTGTCGGCAACCTGGCAGGCCCTGCAATACAGCCTCCTTGTCGCCATCATCATTGTTTATCTGGTAATCGCGATTCTGTTCGAAAGCTTCGTCTATCCGCTGATCATCATGCTGTCTGTTCCGCTGGCAACAGCCGGTGGCATCGGCGGGCTGGCTTTGCTGAACATCGGGGGTTATCAGGCACTCGACATGCTGACCATGCTGGGGTTTGTGATTCTGATCGGTATCGTGGTGAACAATGCCATTCTGCTGGTCGACCACAGCCTGTATCTGTTCCGGGAAACCGGGCTGAAAGCGGCCGATGCCATCTGTATGGCAACCCGCCAGCGGGTACGGCCAATCTTCATGTCCTCGCTGACCAGTATCTTCGGTCTGCTGCCGCTGGTCTTCATGCCGGGTGCCGGATCAGAACTGTATCGTGGCCTGGGTTCTGTAGTGCTCGGCGGCCTTACCCTGTCTGCCTTCCTCACCCTGCTGGTCATTCCGCCACTGATGTCACTGTTCATGCGTGAGTCATCCACCTCACCAGCTGTCACAGCCCTGCCGGAAGGCGCAGGCGCCGACGATTAA
- a CDS encoding alkaline phosphatase produces MRTIFTGLCGLILSTGAASALDLTEIGSTQVGVGEGYAEMLRYQPATGMIIVTSSANGQLSRIDISNPAHPVKASPLDLDGGEVTAVAVHRDLIAASVPGKAAGDAGRIVLFGRDGQPMAAVETGPLPDNLAFSSDGRFVISANEGQPSKDYKTDPPGGFTILDLSDGADRPRVSHVSLYGSHMPTGARIVKPGASFASDAEPEYVTVDSNNRTAYATLQENNALAVIDLPTASITGLYGFGFKNISHQAHDMSDKDDGVNMRSWPVRLMYQPDAIQSYRVGGQTYLVTANEGDSKDYDGFSEETRVAKLKLDPTAFPDAATLQQPANLGRMKTTMTLGDTDGDGDHDQIYGYGGRSFSIWTTNGELLFDSGNAFEAIIAGRNPELFNANGEAAEQDQRSDDKGPEPEALTLGAIDGRHYAFIGMERNNAIFAYDITNPANPKFAGYLMPDTRHNSPEGLDFIPASESPNGKPLLIAAFEVSGTVAIFELKP; encoded by the coding sequence ATGCGTACCATATTTACCGGACTCTGCGGTCTGATACTGTCCACCGGCGCGGCCTCCGCCCTCGATCTTACAGAGATCGGTTCAACACAGGTTGGTGTTGGCGAAGGTTATGCCGAAATGCTGCGATACCAGCCCGCAACCGGCATGATCATCGTGACATCATCCGCCAACGGGCAGCTTTCCCGGATCGACATTTCCAACCCGGCCCATCCGGTGAAAGCATCCCCGCTGGACCTGGACGGAGGTGAAGTCACTGCCGTTGCCGTCCATCGCGATCTGATTGCCGCCAGCGTACCCGGCAAAGCAGCAGGAGATGCCGGGCGTATCGTTCTGTTCGGCAGGGACGGTCAGCCTATGGCCGCAGTTGAAACCGGCCCCCTGCCCGACAATCTTGCTTTCTCATCAGACGGGCGCTTTGTCATCTCAGCCAATGAGGGACAGCCCTCGAAAGACTATAAGACAGACCCGCCCGGCGGCTTCACAATCCTCGATCTGAGCGACGGGGCCGACAGACCGCGCGTCAGCCATGTCTCGCTCTATGGCAGCCATATGCCCACGGGCGCCCGTATTGTAAAACCCGGCGCCAGCTTCGCCAGCGATGCCGAACCGGAATATGTCACCGTCGACAGCAACAACCGGACAGCCTATGCAACTCTTCAGGAAAATAATGCACTCGCTGTGATTGACCTGCCGACCGCCTCGATCACCGGCCTTTATGGTTTCGGGTTCAAGAACATCAGCCATCAGGCACATGACATGTCGGATAAAGACGATGGTGTGAATATGCGAAGCTGGCCGGTCCGCCTGATGTATCAGCCCGATGCTATCCAGTCCTATCGGGTGGGTGGCCAAACCTATCTGGTGACCGCCAATGAAGGCGACTCAAAAGACTATGACGGTTTCTCTGAAGAAACCCGTGTTGCAAAACTGAAACTGGACCCGACAGCCTTCCCTGACGCTGCAACCCTTCAGCAACCGGCGAATCTGGGCCGGATGAAAACCACGATGACCCTCGGCGATACCGACGGCGACGGCGATCATGACCAGATTTATGGTTATGGCGGCCGTTCTTTCTCGATCTGGACGACAAACGGTGAACTGCTGTTCGACAGCGGCAATGCCTTTGAAGCCATCATCGCCGGACGTAACCCGGAATTGTTCAATGCCAATGGTGAAGCTGCTGAACAGGATCAGCGTTCCGACGACAAGGGACCAGAACCGGAAGCCCTGACATTGGGTGCCATTGACGGACGTCACTACGCCTTCATCGGCATGGAACGCAACAACGCCATCTTTGCCTATGACATCACCAACCCGGCCAATCCGAAGTTTGCCGGTTATCTGATGCCGGACACCCGCCACAACTCACCGGAAGGTCTCGATTTTATCCCGGCATCGGAAAGCCCGAACGGCAAACCCCTGCTGATCGCAGCCTTTGAGGTCAGCGGTACGGTCGCCATCTTTGAACTGAAGCCCTGA
- a CDS encoding cobalamin-binding protein, with the protein MSDGIEDDLILADLNDEELVEQMHDDLYDGMADEVVEGVHILLDRGWTPYDVLTKALVEGMRIVGIDFRDGILFVPEVLNAANSMKAGMFVLRPLLAETGAPKMGKMVIGTVKGDIHDIGKNLVGMMMEGAGFDVIDIGINNPVENYLAALEEHQPDILGMSALLTTTMPYMKVVIDTLVEKGLRDKYIVLVGGAPLNEEFAEAVGADAYCRDAAVAVETAADLIKRKHNQLARG; encoded by the coding sequence ATGAGCGACGGTATCGAAGACGATCTCATTCTCGCGGATCTGAATGACGAAGAACTCGTCGAACAGATGCATGATGACCTCTATGACGGCATGGCCGACGAGGTTGTCGAAGGTGTCCATATCCTGCTGGACCGCGGCTGGACTCCCTATGATGTACTGACCAAGGCACTGGTCGAGGGTATGCGGATCGTCGGTATCGATTTCCGCGATGGTATCCTGTTCGTCCCGGAAGTCCTCAACGCCGCCAATTCCATGAAAGCCGGAATGTTCGTGCTGCGACCGCTACTGGCGGAAACAGGCGCACCGAAGATGGGCAAGATGGTCATCGGCACCGTGAAAGGCGACATTCATGATATCGGCAAGAATCTTGTCGGCATGATGATGGAAGGCGCCGGCTTCGATGTCATTGATATCGGCATCAACAATCCTGTCGAAAACTACCTTGCCGCGCTGGAGGAACATCAGCCGGACATCCTCGGTATGTCCGCCCTGCTGACCACCACCATGCCCTACATGAAAGTGGTGATCGACACGCTGGTCGAGAAAGGTCTGCGCGACAAATATATCGTTCTGGTTGGCGGTGCCCCCCTGAACGAGGAATTTGCTGAAGCTGTGGGTGCCGACGCCTATTGCCGGGACGCGGCAGTCGCCGTTGAAACTGCGGCCGATCTTATCAAACGAAAACACAACCAGCTGGCGCGCGGCTGA
- a CDS encoding DUF1638 domain-containing protein, whose product MSGPLEEFDAVTGDDASTLIIACGALARETLAVIRAGGWSHLDVTCIAAELHNRPQLIPAAVERKILAARGKYRRIFAALADCGTGGALDRVLEQYDVPRIDGPHCYQFYATEPVFTALSDDAPGTLYLTDFLARHFEAVVWRGLGLDRFPHLLESYFGNYTRVVYLAQTEDDDLDQRARAAAGRLGLDYQRVRTGMGDLEHFIREAASAAPDSTTQN is encoded by the coding sequence ATGTCCGGACCGCTGGAGGAATTCGACGCCGTCACCGGAGACGATGCCTCGACACTGATTATCGCCTGTGGCGCACTGGCGCGTGAAACCCTTGCTGTTATCAGGGCGGGTGGCTGGTCGCATCTGGATGTCACCTGCATTGCCGCCGAACTGCACAACCGTCCGCAACTGATACCGGCCGCAGTAGAACGCAAAATTCTGGCTGCCCGGGGAAAATATCGCCGGATATTCGCCGCTCTGGCAGACTGTGGCACCGGTGGCGCACTGGACCGGGTTCTTGAGCAGTATGACGTGCCCCGGATCGACGGACCCCACTGCTATCAGTTCTATGCCACTGAACCGGTCTTCACCGCGCTCAGCGATGACGCGCCGGGCACCCTGTACCTGACCGATTTTCTCGCCCGGCATTTCGAGGCCGTGGTCTGGCGCGGGCTCGGTCTGGACCGGTTTCCGCATCTCCTTGAAAGCTATTTCGGCAATTACACCCGTGTCGTCTATCTGGCCCAGACAGAGGATGACGATCTCGATCAGCGCGCCAGAGCAGCTGCCGGCCGGCTGGGACTGGATTACCAGCGGGTCCGGACCGGTATGGGTGATCTGGAACATTTCATCCGGGAGGCGGCCTCTGCGGCCCCCGACAGCACCACACAGAACTGA
- a CDS encoding methyltetrahydrofolate cobalamin methyltransferase, translating into MTETRISSASKEIIIGFDHPFCVIGERINPTNRKRLSEEMKGGDYSRVEIEAIAQVEAGATMLDVNAGIPLADEPKILADCIKLIQSITNVPLSIDSSIVDALEAGLSVYQGKPLVNSVTGEDEVLERVLPLVKKYGAAVVAISNDETGISEDPDERFKVAKKIVERAADFGIGHEDIIVDPLVMPAGAMASAGPSAMRLIRRLREELRVNTTCGASNISFGLPNRHGMNAAFLAMASGAGMTSAIMNPLHSEEMAAVMGADILMGNDPDCKRWIRKFREPLDPASEAAGARGRREGRRRRG; encoded by the coding sequence ATGACCGAAACCCGCATCTCATCCGCCTCGAAAGAGATCATCATCGGCTTCGACCACCCGTTCTGCGTAATCGGTGAACGGATCAACCCGACAAACCGCAAACGCCTTTCCGAAGAGATGAAGGGTGGCGATTACAGCCGTGTCGAAATCGAAGCCATCGCACAGGTCGAAGCCGGGGCCACCATGCTCGACGTGAATGCCGGTATCCCGCTGGCGGACGAGCCGAAAATTCTGGCGGACTGCATCAAACTGATCCAGTCGATCACCAATGTCCCCCTGTCGATCGACTCCTCGATCGTTGATGCGCTTGAGGCAGGGCTGTCGGTCTATCAGGGCAAGCCGCTGGTCAATTCCGTGACCGGCGAAGATGAAGTGCTGGAGCGGGTGCTGCCGCTGGTCAAAAAATACGGGGCGGCTGTCGTCGCGATTTCAAATGACGAGACCGGGATTTCCGAAGACCCGGACGAGCGTTTCAAGGTGGCAAAGAAGATTGTCGAACGTGCCGCCGACTTCGGAATTGGTCATGAAGACATCATCGTTGACCCCCTCGTCATGCCGGCCGGTGCCATGGCCTCCGCCGGTCCGTCTGCCATGCGTCTGATCCGCCGACTGCGTGAGGAGTTGCGGGTCAACACAACCTGTGGCGCCTCGAACATCAGCTTTGGCCTGCCAAACCGTCACGGCATGAACGCGGCCTTCCTTGCCATGGCATCCGGTGCCGGCATGACCTCGGCCATCATGAACCCGCTGCATAGCGAGGAAATGGCGGCGGTGATGGGCGCTGATATCCTGATGGGCAATGACCCGGACTGTAAGCGCTGGATCCGGAAGTTCCGTGAACCGCTGGACCCCGCGTCAGAGGCCGCTGGTGCCCGCGGGCGCCGCGAAGGCCGCCGCCGCAGAGGCTGA
- a CDS encoding DUF4445 domain-containing protein produces the protein MKTADALVVFTPSGRRGRFPHGTPLLQAARSLGVDVDSVCGGRGLCGRCQVDINSGEFAKFAISSDPGNLSPVGAVEQRYAEKRGLKEGRRLSCSALIEGDIVVDVPETSQVHRQMVRKRVEARAIEIDPVVRLHYVEVRQPDMHDPTGDLQRLYLALSEQWEVGELRIDRPALHSLQKVLRAGDWKVTVAVRNERELIHIWPGFKDIIYGLAVDVGSTTIAAHLTNLSSGEVVAAVGEMNPQIRFGEDLMSRISYIMMNPGGEKMLTSVVRQALNDLAQEAATEAGIDLTDIIEMTIVGNPIMHHLVLGIDPIELGGAPFALATDAPLTLWASEIEVMVNPGCRAHFLPCIAGHVGADCAAVILSEAPHLTEALTLIVDVGTNAEIVLGNRDGLLACSSPTGPAFEGAQISCGQRAAPGAIERVRIDPETLEPKFRVIGSELWSDDPAFDAGTAKIGVTGICGSGIIEVIGEMFLAGILSEDGVIDGSKADQSPRIIPDGRTFSYLLKAGEPEMRITQNDIRAIQLAKAALYAGARLLMDRLGVDMVDRIILAGAFGSHIDPKYAMLLGMIPDCDLANVWAAGNAAGTGARIALLNRASRSEIAETVRNVEKVETAVEPKFQDHFVAAMAIPHKTADYANLARQVSLPVKSPEGGSGIDQQGSGRRRRRTRGTV, from the coding sequence ATGAAAACCGCTGATGCCCTCGTTGTCTTTACACCGTCCGGTCGCCGGGGGCGCTTCCCCCATGGTACACCACTGTTACAGGCCGCACGCAGCCTCGGGGTGGACGTGGACTCGGTCTGCGGCGGACGTGGTCTCTGTGGACGCTGTCAGGTCGATATCAACAGCGGTGAATTCGCCAAGTTCGCCATCAGTTCAGATCCGGGCAATCTGTCGCCGGTGGGGGCCGTTGAACAGCGATACGCTGAAAAACGTGGCCTGAAAGAAGGCCGGCGGCTCAGTTGTTCAGCCCTGATCGAAGGCGACATTGTTGTCGATGTGCCGGAAACCAGCCAGGTGCACCGCCAGATGGTGCGCAAGCGCGTCGAGGCGCGGGCCATTGAAATAGACCCGGTCGTGCGCCTGCATTATGTCGAGGTACGCCAGCCTGACATGCATGACCCTACCGGCGATCTGCAACGGCTGTATCTGGCTTTGTCCGAGCAGTGGGAGGTCGGTGAACTGCGGATCGACCGCCCGGCCCTGCACAGCCTGCAGAAGGTTCTCCGTGCGGGAGACTGGAAAGTGACTGTCGCTGTCCGCAACGAGCGTGAGCTGATCCACATCTGGCCGGGCTTCAAGGATATCATCTACGGCCTTGCGGTTGATGTCGGTTCCACCACCATCGCCGCCCATCTGACGAACCTGTCCAGCGGCGAAGTCGTCGCTGCGGTGGGCGAGATGAATCCTCAGATCCGCTTCGGCGAAGACCTCATGAGCCGCATCTCCTATATCATGATGAATCCCGGCGGTGAGAAAATGCTGACGAGTGTTGTCCGTCAGGCCCTCAACGATCTGGCGCAGGAGGCTGCCACAGAAGCCGGGATCGACCTGACCGATATCATCGAGATGACCATCGTCGGCAACCCGATCATGCATCATCTTGTCCTCGGCATTGATCCGATTGAACTTGGCGGTGCCCCTTTTGCCCTCGCCACCGATGCCCCGCTCACGCTTTGGGCCAGCGAGATCGAGGTCATGGTCAATCCCGGCTGCCGGGCGCATTTCCTGCCCTGCATTGCCGGACATGTCGGAGCTGATTGTGCTGCCGTCATCCTGTCGGAAGCCCCTCACCTTACCGAAGCCCTGACGCTGATCGTCGATGTCGGCACCAATGCCGAGATCGTACTCGGCAATCGTGACGGACTGCTGGCCTGTTCCAGCCCTACCGGCCCGGCCTTTGAAGGTGCCCAGATTTCCTGCGGCCAGCGGGCTGCCCCCGGTGCCATTGAACGGGTGCGCATTGACCCGGAGACACTGGAACCGAAGTTCCGGGTTATCGGGTCTGAATTATGGTCCGACGACCCGGCATTTGACGCCGGAACCGCAAAAATCGGCGTGACCGGAATATGCGGTTCAGGAATCATCGAGGTTATTGGTGAAATGTTCCTGGCCGGTATCCTGAGTGAAGACGGCGTGATTGACGGCTCAAAAGCTGATCAGAGCCCCCGGATCATTCCTGATGGCCGGACCTTTTCCTATCTGCTGAAAGCCGGTGAGCCGGAGATGCGGATCACCCAGAATGACATCCGGGCAATCCAGCTGGCCAAGGCTGCGCTTTATGCCGGAGCCCGGTTGCTGATGGACCGGCTTGGCGTCGATATGGTTGACCGGATCATTCTCGCAGGAGCCTTTGGCAGCCATATTGACCCGAAATATGCCATGCTGCTCGGCATGATTCCGGACTGCGATCTGGCGAATGTCTGGGCTGCGGGAAATGCTGCGGGGACCGGTGCGCGTATCGCCCTGCTCAACCGGGCCTCCCGGTCGGAAATTGCTGAAACCGTCCGCAATGTCGAAAAGGTGGAAACCGCGGTCGAGCCAAAGTTTCAGGATCATTTTGTCGCTGCCATGGCGATCCCTCACAAAACCGCTGACTATGCGAATCTTGCACGTCAGGTGTCGCTTCCAGTCAAATCGCCGGAAGGCGGCAGCGGTATCGATCAGCAGGGGTCAGGGCGTCGTCGTCGCCGCACCCGTGGCACGGTCTGA
- a CDS encoding metFprotein — protein MHNLAIDPHLVAKQAIIRFLDGCSVEVTPTQATKVGDFTTHLSPGQRVMVTFLPGSDWRATVNTARMLREQGFEPVPHIAARSIPDTAMLEDFLKALREEAGIREVLAIGGGVDRPVGKFDCTLQMLQTGLFQKYGIFRIGVAGHPEGSPDIPEAIVRQAMIDKNRFAGQHGLQMDIATQFCFEVDPIVKWERQLRADGNRLPIYVGIAGLATLKTLMAHATACGVGNSIRVLMKQAGNITKLMSVREPDAVVGGLAMEMARDPDSLLRGAHFFPLGGLRRTAAWMQAVSNGDFEASADGTTISLHKPID, from the coding sequence ATGCATAATCTGGCCATTGATCCGCATCTCGTCGCAAAACAGGCGATCATCCGTTTTCTGGACGGCTGTTCCGTTGAGGTAACGCCAACTCAGGCAACGAAAGTCGGTGATTTCACCACCCATCTGTCGCCGGGCCAGCGTGTCATGGTGACCTTCCTGCCCGGCTCTGACTGGCGGGCCACGGTCAATACCGCCCGGATGCTGCGTGAACAGGGCTTTGAGCCGGTACCGCATATCGCCGCCCGCTCCATACCGGATACCGCGATGCTGGAAGATTTTCTGAAGGCCCTGCGCGAGGAAGCCGGCATACGCGAAGTACTGGCAATCGGGGGCGGCGTTGACCGGCCTGTCGGAAAGTTCGACTGCACCTTGCAGATGCTGCAAACCGGCCTGTTCCAGAAATACGGTATTTTCCGGATTGGCGTTGCCGGTCATCCCGAAGGCAGTCCCGATATTCCGGAAGCCATCGTGCGTCAGGCGATGATCGACAAGAACCGGTTTGCCGGGCAGCACGGTTTGCAGATGGATATCGCGACCCAGTTCTGTTTTGAAGTCGATCCGATCGTAAAATGGGAACGCCAGTTGCGGGCAGACGGCAACCGCCTGCCGATCTATGTCGGTATTGCCGGCCTTGCCACCCTGAAGACGCTGATGGCCCATGCAACCGCCTGCGGGGTCGGCAATTCGATCCGGGTGCTGATGAAGCAGGCAGGGAATATCACCAAGCTGATGTCGGTCCGCGAACCCGATGCGGTTGTCGGCGGCCTTGCCATGGAAATGGCCCGCGATCCCGACAGTCTGCTGCGCGGCGCGCACTTCTTCCCGCTCGGCGGATTACGCCGGACAGCCGCCTGGATGCAGGCCGTCTCGAACGGTGATTTTGAGGCCAGTGCGGACGGTACAACCATCAGCCTTCACAAGCCCATCGATTAA